Proteins from a single region of Apis mellifera strain DH4 linkage group LG7, Amel_HAv3.1, whole genome shotgun sequence:
- the LOC408939 gene encoding charged multivesicular body protein 5, which yields MNRLFGRPKPKEPSPSITDCIAGVDSRADSAEKKIAKLDAELKKYKDQMAKMREGPAKNSVKAKALRILKQRKMYEAQVDNLRQQAFNMEQANYATQTLKDTQTTVIAMKEGVKQMQKEFKHINIDQIEDLQDDLADMLEQADEVQEAMGRSYGMPDIDEDELAAELEALGDDLAIDEDTSYLDDAIKAPSAPDKEPGTSSVRNKDGVLVDEFGLPQIPAS from the exons atgaaTAGATTATTTGGTCGACCTAAGCCTAAAGAACCATCACCAAGTATTACTGATTGTATCGCCGGg gTCGACAGTAGAGCGGATTCTgcagagaaaaaaatagcgAAATTGGACGCGGaattaaaaaagtacaaaGATCAAATGGCTAAAATGAGAGAAGGTCCTGCAAAAAATTCTGTAAAAGCTAAAGCATTGCGCATTTTGAAACAACGTAAAATGTACGAAGCACAAGTAGATAATTTGCGTCAACAAGCTTTTAACATGGAACAAGCAAATTATGCTACTCAAACGTTAAAAGATACTCAAACAACTGTAATTGCTATGAAAGAAGGAGTTAAACAAATGcagaaagaatttaaacaCATCAACATAGATCAAATCGAG GATCTTCAAGATGATTTAGCAGACATGTTAGAACAAGCCGACGAAGTACAAGAAGCAATGGGTCGCAGTTATGGTATGCCAGATATAGATGAGGATGAATTAGCTGCTGAATTAGAAGCTCTTGGAGATGATTTAGCTATCGACGAAGATACCAGTTACTTGGATGATGCTATCAAGGCACCTAGTGCTCCTGACAAAGAACCTGGTACAAGCTCTGTTAGAAATAag gatGGAGTTTTAGTCGATGAATTTGGTTTGCCACAAATACCAGCTAGTTAA
- the LOC411226 gene encoding tubulin epsilon chain isoform X2 translates to MSQFISVQGILHNITFLDNVETKSVQYFGLWLYTNMAILIDMEDSVIGEIRRGPVRDLFDQTCVVTNYPGSANNWAVGYYTHGTEYYDKLEDNIRRMAEKCSRLHGFLTMHSLGGGTGSGLGTAVLKLLADNYPTVDRLVSCVYPIVMQDVVTAPYNVLLATRELIDYATCVFPIENEALVDICNAQLRKKENIDQINYNISCKPFQDMNSIIANILLHLTSGSRFPGNLNMDMNEIATNLVPYPKLHYILSSVSPVTLSAPTICNIQGRKLIDEIFINAWSRNNQSIKLDPLQTGSMILSAAHIARGNCSVNDLKRNIEKFRKKVTFAKWGTEAMKIGLCSVPPAGHSTSLLCLLNSSSMISLFENIIKQFTRLYKRKAHVYHYTQVCGFEETHFTDCKEIILNLITQYTKLQNQNEINVSRLQIL, encoded by the exons ATGAGTCAATTTATCTCGGTACAAggtatattacataatattacgttc ttGGACAATGTGGAAACCAAATCGGTTCAGTATTTTGGCCTTTGGCTTTACACGAATATG GCAATATTGATAGATATGGAGGATAGTGTTATAGGAGAAATAAGAAGAGGTCCTGTACGTGATTTATTTGATCAGACTTGTGTTGTAACAAATTATCCAGGATCTGCAAATAATTG gGCTGTAGGTTATTATACTCATGGCACAGAATATTATGACAAATTGGAAGATAATATCAGACGTATGGCAGAGAAATGTTCCAGACTACATGGTTTTTTAACAATGCATTCTCTTGGTGGTGGTACTGGTTCTGGATTAGGAACAgctgttttaaaattactagCTGATAATTATCCTACTGTAGATAg ATTAGTATCATGCGTATATCCAATTGTTATGCAAGATGTTGTTACAGCCCCATATAATGTGTTATTGGCAACACGAGAACTTATAGATTATGCAACTTGTGTTTTTCCTATTGAAAATGAAGCACTTGTAGACATATGTAATGCACaattaaggaaaaaagagaatatagatcaaataaattataatatttcatgtaaACCATTTCAGGATATGAATAGTATTATTGCAAACATACTTCTTCATTTAACTAG cgGATCTAGATTTCCTGGTAATTTGAATATGGATATGAACGAAATAGCAACGAATCTTGTACCATATccgaaattacattatatacttAGTAGCGTTAGTCCAGTAACGTTATCTGCGCCtacaatatgtaatatacaaggaagaaa ACTtatagatgaaatatttatcaatgcaTGGTCACGAAACAATCAATCGATCAAACTGGATCCACTACAAACAGGTTCTATGATTTTAAGTGCTGCGCATATCGCTAGAGGAAATTGTTctgtaaatgatttaaaacgaaatattgaaaa atttcgaaaaaaagttaCATTCGCAAAATGGGGTACCGAAGCTATGAAAATAGGTTTATGTTCTGTACCTCCAGCTGGACATTCTACCTCATTATTAtgtcttttaaattcttcctcaatgatatcattatttgaaaatataataaaacaatttactaGATTATATAAACGAAAG GCACATGTATATCATTATACGCAAGTATGTGGCTTCGAAGAAACGCATTTCACCGAttgcaaagaaataattttaaatttaattacacagTATACAAAACtacaaaatcaaaatgaaataaatgtttctcGATTAcagattctttaa
- the LOC411226 gene encoding tubulin epsilon chain isoform X1, whose protein sequence is MSQFISVQVGQCGNQIGSVFWPLALHEYGIQTTNTGINLLKTQQNHIKNINDLSNAFDSFFVIPDNSPKDLCFKSMSDLRKAKVKARAILIDMEDSVIGEIRRGPVRDLFDQTCVVTNYPGSANNWAVGYYTHGTEYYDKLEDNIRRMAEKCSRLHGFLTMHSLGGGTGSGLGTAVLKLLADNYPTVDRLVSCVYPIVMQDVVTAPYNVLLATRELIDYATCVFPIENEALVDICNAQLRKKENIDQINYNISCKPFQDMNSIIANILLHLTSGSRFPGNLNMDMNEIATNLVPYPKLHYILSSVSPVTLSAPTICNIQGRKLIDEIFINAWSRNNQSIKLDPLQTGSMILSAAHIARGNCSVNDLKRNIEKFRKKVTFAKWGTEAMKIGLCSVPPAGHSTSLLCLLNSSSMISLFENIIKQFTRLYKRKAHVYHYTQVCGFEETHFTDCKEIILNLITQYTKLQNQNEINVSRLQIL, encoded by the exons ATGAGTCAATTTATCTCGGTACAAg ttGGACAATGTGGAAACCAAATCGGTTCAGTATTTTGGCCTTTGGCTTTACACGAATATGGTATACAAACAACGAATACtggaataaatttacttaaaacacaacaaaatcatattaaaaatataaatgatctaTCTAATGCGTTCGATAGTTTTTTTGTTATACCTGACAATTCACCTAaagatttatgttttaaaagtATGTCTGATTTAAGAAAAGCTAAGGTCAAAGCCagg GCAATATTGATAGATATGGAGGATAGTGTTATAGGAGAAATAAGAAGAGGTCCTGTACGTGATTTATTTGATCAGACTTGTGTTGTAACAAATTATCCAGGATCTGCAAATAATTG gGCTGTAGGTTATTATACTCATGGCACAGAATATTATGACAAATTGGAAGATAATATCAGACGTATGGCAGAGAAATGTTCCAGACTACATGGTTTTTTAACAATGCATTCTCTTGGTGGTGGTACTGGTTCTGGATTAGGAACAgctgttttaaaattactagCTGATAATTATCCTACTGTAGATAg ATTAGTATCATGCGTATATCCAATTGTTATGCAAGATGTTGTTACAGCCCCATATAATGTGTTATTGGCAACACGAGAACTTATAGATTATGCAACTTGTGTTTTTCCTATTGAAAATGAAGCACTTGTAGACATATGTAATGCACaattaaggaaaaaagagaatatagatcaaataaattataatatttcatgtaaACCATTTCAGGATATGAATAGTATTATTGCAAACATACTTCTTCATTTAACTAG cgGATCTAGATTTCCTGGTAATTTGAATATGGATATGAACGAAATAGCAACGAATCTTGTACCATATccgaaattacattatatacttAGTAGCGTTAGTCCAGTAACGTTATCTGCGCCtacaatatgtaatatacaaggaagaaa ACTtatagatgaaatatttatcaatgcaTGGTCACGAAACAATCAATCGATCAAACTGGATCCACTACAAACAGGTTCTATGATTTTAAGTGCTGCGCATATCGCTAGAGGAAATTGTTctgtaaatgatttaaaacgaaatattgaaaa atttcgaaaaaaagttaCATTCGCAAAATGGGGTACCGAAGCTATGAAAATAGGTTTATGTTCTGTACCTCCAGCTGGACATTCTACCTCATTATTAtgtcttttaaattcttcctcaatgatatcattatttgaaaatataataaaacaatttactaGATTATATAAACGAAAG GCACATGTATATCATTATACGCAAGTATGTGGCTTCGAAGAAACGCATTTCACCGAttgcaaagaaataattttaaatttaattacacagTATACAAAACtacaaaatcaaaatgaaataaatgtttctcGATTAcagattctttaa
- the LOC411226 gene encoding tubulin epsilon chain isoform X4, whose protein sequence is MAILIDMEDSVIGEIRRGPVRDLFDQTCVVTNYPGSANNWAVGYYTHGTEYYDKLEDNIRRMAEKCSRLHGFLTMHSLGGGTGSGLGTAVLKLLADNYPTVDRLVSCVYPIVMQDVVTAPYNVLLATRELIDYATCVFPIENEALVDICNAQLRKKENIDQINYNISCKPFQDMNSIIANILLHLTSGSRFPGNLNMDMNEIATNLVPYPKLHYILSSVSPVTLSAPTICNIQGRKLIDEIFINAWSRNNQSIKLDPLQTGSMILSAAHIARGNCSVNDLKRNIEKFRKKVTFAKWGTEAMKIGLCSVPPAGHSTSLLCLLNSSSMISLFENIIKQFTRLYKRKAHVYHYTQVCGFEETHFTDCKEIILNLITQYTKLQNQNEINVSRLQIL, encoded by the exons ATG GCAATATTGATAGATATGGAGGATAGTGTTATAGGAGAAATAAGAAGAGGTCCTGTACGTGATTTATTTGATCAGACTTGTGTTGTAACAAATTATCCAGGATCTGCAAATAATTG gGCTGTAGGTTATTATACTCATGGCACAGAATATTATGACAAATTGGAAGATAATATCAGACGTATGGCAGAGAAATGTTCCAGACTACATGGTTTTTTAACAATGCATTCTCTTGGTGGTGGTACTGGTTCTGGATTAGGAACAgctgttttaaaattactagCTGATAATTATCCTACTGTAGATAg ATTAGTATCATGCGTATATCCAATTGTTATGCAAGATGTTGTTACAGCCCCATATAATGTGTTATTGGCAACACGAGAACTTATAGATTATGCAACTTGTGTTTTTCCTATTGAAAATGAAGCACTTGTAGACATATGTAATGCACaattaaggaaaaaagagaatatagatcaaataaattataatatttcatgtaaACCATTTCAGGATATGAATAGTATTATTGCAAACATACTTCTTCATTTAACTAG cgGATCTAGATTTCCTGGTAATTTGAATATGGATATGAACGAAATAGCAACGAATCTTGTACCATATccgaaattacattatatacttAGTAGCGTTAGTCCAGTAACGTTATCTGCGCCtacaatatgtaatatacaaggaagaaa ACTtatagatgaaatatttatcaatgcaTGGTCACGAAACAATCAATCGATCAAACTGGATCCACTACAAACAGGTTCTATGATTTTAAGTGCTGCGCATATCGCTAGAGGAAATTGTTctgtaaatgatttaaaacgaaatattgaaaa atttcgaaaaaaagttaCATTCGCAAAATGGGGTACCGAAGCTATGAAAATAGGTTTATGTTCTGTACCTCCAGCTGGACATTCTACCTCATTATTAtgtcttttaaattcttcctcaatgatatcattatttgaaaatataataaaacaatttactaGATTATATAAACGAAAG GCACATGTATATCATTATACGCAAGTATGTGGCTTCGAAGAAACGCATTTCACCGAttgcaaagaaataattttaaatttaattacacagTATACAAAACtacaaaatcaaaatgaaataaatgtttctcGATTAcagattctttaa
- the LOC411226 gene encoding tubulin epsilon chain isoform X3 has protein sequence MSDLRKAKVKARAILIDMEDSVIGEIRRGPVRDLFDQTCVVTNYPGSANNWAVGYYTHGTEYYDKLEDNIRRMAEKCSRLHGFLTMHSLGGGTGSGLGTAVLKLLADNYPTVDRLVSCVYPIVMQDVVTAPYNVLLATRELIDYATCVFPIENEALVDICNAQLRKKENIDQINYNISCKPFQDMNSIIANILLHLTSGSRFPGNLNMDMNEIATNLVPYPKLHYILSSVSPVTLSAPTICNIQGRKLIDEIFINAWSRNNQSIKLDPLQTGSMILSAAHIARGNCSVNDLKRNIEKFRKKVTFAKWGTEAMKIGLCSVPPAGHSTSLLCLLNSSSMISLFENIIKQFTRLYKRKAHVYHYTQVCGFEETHFTDCKEIILNLITQYTKLQNQNEINVSRLQIL, from the exons ATGTCTGATTTAAGAAAAGCTAAGGTCAAAGCCagg GCAATATTGATAGATATGGAGGATAGTGTTATAGGAGAAATAAGAAGAGGTCCTGTACGTGATTTATTTGATCAGACTTGTGTTGTAACAAATTATCCAGGATCTGCAAATAATTG gGCTGTAGGTTATTATACTCATGGCACAGAATATTATGACAAATTGGAAGATAATATCAGACGTATGGCAGAGAAATGTTCCAGACTACATGGTTTTTTAACAATGCATTCTCTTGGTGGTGGTACTGGTTCTGGATTAGGAACAgctgttttaaaattactagCTGATAATTATCCTACTGTAGATAg ATTAGTATCATGCGTATATCCAATTGTTATGCAAGATGTTGTTACAGCCCCATATAATGTGTTATTGGCAACACGAGAACTTATAGATTATGCAACTTGTGTTTTTCCTATTGAAAATGAAGCACTTGTAGACATATGTAATGCACaattaaggaaaaaagagaatatagatcaaataaattataatatttcatgtaaACCATTTCAGGATATGAATAGTATTATTGCAAACATACTTCTTCATTTAACTAG cgGATCTAGATTTCCTGGTAATTTGAATATGGATATGAACGAAATAGCAACGAATCTTGTACCATATccgaaattacattatatacttAGTAGCGTTAGTCCAGTAACGTTATCTGCGCCtacaatatgtaatatacaaggaagaaa ACTtatagatgaaatatttatcaatgcaTGGTCACGAAACAATCAATCGATCAAACTGGATCCACTACAAACAGGTTCTATGATTTTAAGTGCTGCGCATATCGCTAGAGGAAATTGTTctgtaaatgatttaaaacgaaatattgaaaa atttcgaaaaaaagttaCATTCGCAAAATGGGGTACCGAAGCTATGAAAATAGGTTTATGTTCTGTACCTCCAGCTGGACATTCTACCTCATTATTAtgtcttttaaattcttcctcaatgatatcattatttgaaaatataataaaacaatttactaGATTATATAAACGAAAG GCACATGTATATCATTATACGCAAGTATGTGGCTTCGAAGAAACGCATTTCACCGAttgcaaagaaataattttaaatttaattacacagTATACAAAACtacaaaatcaaaatgaaataaatgtttctcGATTAcagattctttaa